One segment of Acidovorax sp. DW039 DNA contains the following:
- a CDS encoding hemerythrin domain-containing protein, translated as MAALEWSDALALDLPLMDDTHREFVELLAQVEQADDATVVQQWQALITHTEHHFGQEDDWMAATRFASGNCHSTQHKVVLQVMREGIVRAQQGDLQPIRIMTGELALWFPQHAQTMDAALALHLRRVGFDPATGQVHAPDALPGELIHGCGGSSCSDQATATQATDTAEAAAVA; from the coding sequence ATGGCTGCACTCGAATGGTCGGACGCGCTCGCGCTGGATCTGCCGCTCATGGACGACACGCACCGCGAATTTGTGGAGCTGCTTGCCCAGGTAGAGCAGGCAGACGATGCCACCGTGGTGCAGCAGTGGCAGGCGCTCATCACGCATACCGAGCACCACTTCGGCCAGGAAGACGACTGGATGGCCGCCACCCGCTTTGCATCGGGCAACTGCCACAGTACCCAGCACAAGGTGGTGCTGCAGGTGATGCGCGAAGGCATCGTGCGCGCCCAGCAGGGCGATCTCCAGCCCATCCGCATCATGACGGGCGAACTGGCGCTGTGGTTTCCACAGCATGCACAAACCATGGATGCCGCCCTGGCGCTGCACCTGCGCCGCGTGGGCTTTGACCCCGCCACCGGCCAGGTGCATGCACCCGATGCGCTGCCCGGCGAGCTGATCCACGGCTGCGGGGGCAGCAGTTGCTCCGACCAAGCCACAGCGACGCAAGCCACTGACACCGCCGAAGCCGCTGCAGTGGCTTGA
- the creD gene encoding cell envelope integrity protein CreD, whose translation MKHPLITKLAALCVVLVLLLIGLGQIEDVVRDRQRYRTLTAQSVADSLAGQQTLMGPMIHSACVETWDVESGKGEERRTTEQRREFLLTAMPDQLQVRSSVGMAERSRGLHKVNTYNLKAHLTAQWAGLPGLTAQSTVKGSRLQCGAPIVMVAVGDARGIRTAQMVLDEQALTLKPGTFHPTYSRGLHAVLPEAVRGRTEPLTLAMDLELVGTERLAIVPLGGNTEVKMAGGWPHPSFTGRFLPSERTWGPEGFTAQWRLSSLATTAQQDVQGGKRICTAGYDDSPAEYTPAGTMPRDCADSFSVAFVDPVNPYTLADRATKYGLLFIGLTFVAVGLFELMKRLRVHPVQYLLVGAALCSFFLLLVSLSEHLPFGWSYLAAATACVLLLGYYASHMLGGLARGLPMGLGIGLLYGLLYVLLQLEQTALAVGSIALFLVLATVMVLTRKVNWYGLSATPQRPVPPTAAHRRTVAPAQDASPSPKDAP comes from the coding sequence TTGAAACACCCGTTGATCACCAAACTGGCAGCCCTGTGCGTTGTGCTGGTGCTGCTGCTGATAGGCCTGGGCCAGATTGAAGATGTGGTGCGCGACCGCCAGCGCTATCGCACGCTCACCGCCCAAAGCGTGGCCGATAGCCTGGCGGGCCAGCAGACGCTGATGGGCCCCATGATCCACAGCGCTTGCGTGGAAACCTGGGACGTGGAATCAGGCAAGGGCGAGGAGCGCCGCACCACCGAGCAGCGACGCGAATTTCTGCTTACCGCCATGCCAGACCAGCTGCAGGTGCGCTCCAGCGTGGGCATGGCAGAGCGCTCGCGCGGCCTGCACAAGGTCAACACCTACAACCTCAAGGCCCACCTCACGGCCCAGTGGGCAGGGCTGCCAGGCCTCACGGCGCAAAGCACTGTGAAGGGCTCACGCCTGCAGTGCGGCGCCCCCATCGTGATGGTGGCGGTGGGCGATGCGCGCGGTATTCGCACCGCGCAGATGGTGCTGGACGAGCAGGCCCTCACGCTCAAGCCGGGCACCTTCCACCCCACCTACAGCCGCGGCCTGCACGCCGTATTGCCAGAGGCCGTGCGCGGCCGTACCGAGCCCCTGACGCTGGCCATGGACCTGGAGTTGGTGGGCACCGAGCGCCTGGCCATCGTGCCGCTGGGCGGCAACACCGAGGTGAAGATGGCGGGCGGCTGGCCGCACCCCTCCTTCACCGGCCGCTTCCTGCCCTCCGAGCGCACCTGGGGGCCTGAAGGTTTTACGGCCCAGTGGCGGCTCTCGTCGCTGGCCACCACCGCCCAGCAGGATGTGCAGGGCGGCAAACGCATCTGCACCGCCGGTTACGACGACAGCCCTGCGGAATACACCCCTGCAGGCACCATGCCGCGTGACTGCGCCGACAGCTTCAGCGTGGCGTTTGTAGACCCGGTGAATCCCTACACACTGGCGGACCGGGCGACCAAGTATGGGTTGCTGTTCATCGGCCTCACCTTTGTGGCGGTGGGCCTGTTCGAACTGATGAAGCGGCTGCGGGTGCACCCGGTGCAATACCTGCTGGTGGGGGCCGCCCTGTGCAGCTTCTTCCTGCTGCTGGTGAGCCTGTCTGAACACCTGCCGTTTGGCTGGTCGTACCTGGCGGCAGCGACCGCCTGCGTGCTGCTGCTGGGCTACTACGCCAGCCACATGCTGGGCGGGCTGGCACGTGGGTTGCCCATGGGCCTGGGCATTGGGCTGCTGTATGGCCTGCTGTATGTGCTGCTGCAACTGGAGCAGACTGCGCTGGCCGTGGGGTCGATTGCGCTGTTCCTGGTGCTGGCTACGGTGATGGTGCTGACGCGCAAGGTGAACTGGTACGGGCTGAGTGCAACCCCACAACGCCCGGTCCCGCCAACCGCAGCGCACCGCAGAACGGTCGCACCTGCGCAGGATGCCTCCCCATCGCCCAAGGATGCGCCATGA
- the creC gene encoding two-component system sensor histidine kinase CreC has product MRLGIRLLFAFFLINGIAAFFVLRVFMAEIKPSVREVMEDMMVDTANILAELASDDLASGQLARDASHSRFAQRVRHYATRPIDAGIWGFSKQSLDYRIYVTDHQGRVLFDSENHAVGADYSQWRDVARTLRGEYGARSTREVESDDTSGVMHVAAPIYVDERIAGVLTVAKPTRTVQRFIDRAERKVFMGGLLLLALSAAVGVGVTLWMVWNVRRLRDYALSVQGPADAEGSIGKSATQPLAVPEVPGELGDLARAMDRMRARLEGRDYIEGYVRALTHELKSPVAAIRGAGELLQDELPAADRTEFALQVVQQSERLQRLIDRLLELSKLEQRQHAEGRAPVALHDCAAAAITHTQGRAAQRGLALVLRGKGHSGPWEAELITLAIGNLLDNAIDFAPPGSTVRVELDGAVVAVQDEGPGVPGFALPRLGERFFTTARPGGERSGSGLGLAIVQRVMVLHGGRMQVRNTQPGLRVELDLQPDHA; this is encoded by the coding sequence ATGCGCCTGGGCATCCGGCTGCTGTTCGCCTTCTTCCTCATCAACGGCATTGCCGCGTTCTTTGTGCTGCGCGTGTTCATGGCCGAGATCAAGCCCAGCGTGCGTGAGGTGATGGAAGACATGATGGTGGACACGGCCAACATCCTGGCCGAACTGGCCAGCGATGACCTTGCCAGCGGGCAACTGGCGCGCGATGCCAGCCACAGCCGCTTTGCCCAGCGCGTGCGGCACTACGCCACGCGGCCGATTGATGCGGGCATCTGGGGGTTTTCCAAGCAGTCGCTCGACTACCGCATCTATGTCACCGACCACCAGGGCCGGGTGCTGTTTGACTCTGAAAACCACGCCGTGGGGGCCGACTATTCGCAGTGGCGCGACGTGGCCCGCACCCTGCGCGGCGAGTACGGAGCCCGCTCCACCCGCGAGGTGGAGAGCGATGACACCAGCGGTGTGATGCATGTGGCCGCGCCCATTTATGTGGACGAGCGCATTGCCGGGGTGCTGACGGTGGCCAAGCCCACGCGCACGGTGCAGCGCTTTATCGACCGGGCCGAGCGCAAGGTGTTCATGGGCGGGCTGTTGCTGCTGGCCCTGTCTGCCGCCGTGGGTGTGGGCGTGACGCTGTGGATGGTGTGGAACGTGCGCCGCCTGCGCGACTACGCCCTAAGCGTGCAAGGCCCTGCAGATGCCGAGGGCTCCATCGGCAAGAGCGCCACCCAGCCCCTGGCGGTGCCCGAGGTGCCGGGCGAACTGGGCGACCTGGCCCGCGCCATGGACCGCATGCGCGCCCGGCTGGAAGGGCGCGACTACATCGAGGGCTATGTGCGCGCCCTCACGCACGAACTCAAGAGCCCCGTGGCCGCCATACGCGGCGCGGGCGAGTTGCTGCAAGACGAGCTGCCCGCCGCAGACCGCACCGAATTTGCCCTGCAGGTGGTGCAGCAAAGCGAACGCCTGCAGCGGCTGATTGACCGGCTGCTGGAGCTGAGCAAACTGGAACAGCGCCAGCACGCCGAAGGCCGTGCCCCCGTGGCGCTGCACGACTGTGCCGCTGCCGCCATCACCCACACGCAGGGCCGTGCGGCGCAGCGCGGCCTGGCCCTGGTGCTCAGGGGCAAGGGCCACAGCGGCCCGTGGGAGGCAGAACTGATCACCCTGGCCATTGGCAACCTGCTGGACAACGCGATTGACTTTGCGCCCCCCGGCAGCACGGTGCGGGTGGAGCTGGACGGCGCGGTAGTGGCCGTGCAGGACGAAGGCCCCGGCGTGCCCGGCTTTGCGCTACCGCGCCTGGGTGAAAGGTTCTTTACCACCGCCAGACCGGGCGGCGAACGCAGCGGATCGGGCCTGGGGCTGGCGATCGTGCAGCGGGTGATGGTGCTGCACGGTGGGCGCATGCAGGTGCGCAATACCCAGCCGGGGTTGCGGGTGGAGCTGGATTTGCAGCCCGACCACGCTTAA
- a CDS encoding winged helix-turn-helix domain-containing protein, translated as MHAKLLLLEDDPAIARTVAYTLERDGLQVTHCLLVQDARQQMQRHPFDLLVLDVGLPDGNGLDLLRDVRHGQAAAALRLRQATPVLMLSARGEELDRVLGLELGADDYLAKPFSPRELAARIKALLRRAAMPAPAPAAVAATPFVDDEAGQRITLHGQALPLTRREYRLLSHLLRGAGRIHSRDALLAAAWGDDSESTDRTVDTHIKTLRAKLRELDASCEYISTHRGMGYCLDI; from the coding sequence ATGCACGCCAAGCTGCTACTGCTGGAAGACGACCCCGCCATCGCCCGCACCGTGGCCTACACGCTGGAGCGCGACGGCCTGCAGGTAACGCATTGCCTGCTGGTGCAGGACGCGCGCCAGCAGATGCAGCGCCACCCGTTTGACCTGCTCGTGCTGGATGTGGGCCTGCCCGATGGCAATGGGCTGGACCTGCTGCGCGACGTGCGCCATGGACAAGCCGCTGCGGCCCTGCGGCTGCGCCAGGCCACGCCGGTGCTGATGCTCAGCGCTCGGGGCGAGGAGCTGGACCGCGTGCTGGGCCTGGAGCTGGGTGCGGACGATTACCTGGCCAAACCCTTCAGCCCCCGCGAGTTGGCTGCCCGCATCAAGGCCCTGCTGCGCCGCGCTGCCATGCCTGCGCCTGCCCCCGCCGCGGTGGCAGCCACACCCTTTGTGGACGACGAGGCAGGCCAGCGCATCACCCTGCATGGGCAGGCGCTGCCGCTCACGCGGCGCGAATACCGGCTGCTGTCGCACCTGCTGCGGGGGGCGGGCCGTATCCATTCACGCGATGCGCTGTTGGCCGCCGCCTGGGGAGACGACAGCGAGAGCACCGACCGCACGGTGGACACCCACATCAAAACCCTGCGAGCCAAGCTGCGCGAGCTGGATGCCAGCTGCGAGTACATCAGCACGCACCGGGGCATGGGCTACTGCCTTGACATTTAA
- a CDS encoding MarC family protein: MDLKPLITLLAIVNPLAIVPFFIHYTQDFSPAQRRRTIQTATLACFCVIAACALLGLQILDFFNISLQSFQVGGGMLLLISAMNMLNAQPAEAKPMTHELEEGAEKAAAGSSIAVVPLTIPLLTGPASMSTVVIYADRAQTFWQHAALVGYGVVIAGATALCFSLADPIARVLGKTGINVMTRLMGLILAALAVEVMADGLGKLFPVLVAR, translated from the coding sequence ATGGACCTGAAACCACTCATCACCCTGCTGGCCATCGTGAACCCGCTGGCCATCGTCCCGTTCTTCATTCACTACACGCAGGACTTCTCGCCCGCGCAGCGCCGCCGCACCATCCAGACAGCCACCCTGGCGTGCTTTTGCGTGATTGCGGCCTGTGCCCTGCTGGGCCTGCAGATTCTGGATTTTTTCAACATCTCGCTGCAGAGCTTTCAGGTGGGCGGCGGCATGCTGCTGCTCATCAGCGCCATGAACATGCTCAACGCCCAGCCTGCCGAGGCCAAGCCCATGACGCATGAGCTGGAGGAAGGCGCAGAAAAGGCCGCCGCGGGCAGCAGCATTGCCGTGGTGCCGCTTACCATTCCGTTGCTCACCGGGCCGGCGAGCATGTCCACCGTGGTGATCTATGCCGACCGTGCGCAAACCTTCTGGCAACACGCTGCCCTGGTGGGCTATGGGGTGGTGATTGCTGGGGCCACGGCCCTGTGCTTTTCGCTGGCAGACCCGATTGCCCGCGTGCTGGGCAAAACCGGCATCAACGTGATGACGCGCCTCATGGGCCTGATCCTGGCCGCCCTGGCGGTAGAGGTGATGGCCGATGGCCTGGGCAAGCTGTTCCCGGTACTGGTTGCTCGCTGA
- a CDS encoding SDR family oxidoreductase, translating to MDKIVLITGASRGIGAATALLAARQGWAVAVNYHANAAAAHAVVEQIQTHGGRAMAVQADVAHEDQVLAMFAAVDAQLGRISALVNNAGVVDVTARVDEMSVARLRRMFDTNVIGSIVCAREAVRRMSTRRGGTGGAIVNVSSAASRLGSAHQYVDYAASKGAIDSFTIGLAREVAAEGIRVNAVRPGLIETDIHASGGLPDRVRDLAHQVPMQRGGTAEEVAQAIVWLMSDASHYTTMSLVDVSGGR from the coding sequence ATGGACAAGATCGTCTTAATCACCGGGGCAAGCCGTGGTATTGGCGCTGCCACCGCCCTGCTGGCCGCCCGGCAGGGCTGGGCCGTGGCCGTCAACTACCACGCCAACGCAGCGGCAGCACATGCCGTGGTGGAGCAGATCCAGACCCATGGAGGCCGCGCCATGGCCGTGCAGGCCGATGTGGCGCACGAAGACCAGGTGCTGGCCATGTTTGCCGCGGTGGACGCGCAGCTGGGCCGCATCTCAGCGCTGGTGAACAACGCCGGGGTGGTGGATGTGACAGCCCGGGTGGATGAAATGAGCGTTGCGCGCTTGCGCCGCATGTTCGACACCAATGTGATTGGCAGCATCGTCTGCGCGCGCGAAGCCGTGCGCCGCATGAGCACCCGGCGCGGCGGCACGGGCGGTGCCATCGTCAATGTGTCCAGCGCCGCATCGCGGCTGGGCTCGGCCCACCAGTATGTGGACTACGCTGCCAGCAAAGGGGCGATAGACAGCTTCACCATCGGCCTGGCGCGCGAGGTGGCAGCCGAGGGCATCCGCGTGAACGCCGTGCGCCCGGGGCTGATCGAGACCGATATCCATGCCAGCGGTGGCCTGCCCGACCGGGTGCGCGACCTGGCCCACCAGGTGCCCATGCAGCGCGGAGGCACGGCCGAGGAAGTGGCACAGGCCATTGTGTGGCTCATGTCAGACGCGTCACACTACACGACCATGTCGCTGGTGGATGTGTCGGGTGGGCGCTGA
- a CDS encoding dienelactone hydrolase family protein has product MGQFVDLKSSDGFVLPAWVAEPDAAPRGAVVVLQEIFGVNSHIRAVADRFAARGYLAVAPATFHRVQPGVELGYTADDMQAGMGLKSAVEALPAPGVMPDIQAAIDYAAQRSGRKVGIVGFCWGGLLTWRAACTLTGLSAAVPYYGGGMTTPEEAARQPLVPVLAHFGERDHWIPLDSVQAFDRAQPGVEVHVYQADHGFNCDQRGSYDEAAAMAARDRTLAFFDKHLG; this is encoded by the coding sequence ATGGGTCAATTTGTCGATTTGAAGTCTTCCGATGGTTTTGTGCTGCCCGCCTGGGTGGCTGAGCCCGATGCCGCTCCCCGCGGCGCCGTGGTGGTGCTGCAGGAAATCTTTGGTGTCAACTCCCACATCCGCGCCGTGGCCGACCGCTTTGCGGCGCGCGGATATCTGGCCGTGGCGCCTGCCACCTTCCACCGCGTCCAGCCCGGAGTGGAGCTGGGCTACACCGCGGATGACATGCAGGCAGGCATGGGCCTCAAAAGCGCGGTAGAGGCGCTGCCCGCTCCTGGCGTCATGCCCGACATCCAGGCCGCCATTGACTACGCCGCCCAGCGCAGCGGTCGCAAGGTGGGCATCGTGGGTTTTTGCTGGGGCGGCTTGCTGACCTGGCGTGCTGCCTGCACGCTGACAGGGCTGTCTGCCGCAGTGCCTTACTACGGCGGTGGCATGACCACACCGGAAGAGGCCGCCCGCCAGCCGCTGGTGCCGGTGCTGGCCCACTTTGGCGAGCGCGACCACTGGATTCCGCTGGACAGCGTGCAGGCCTTTGACCGCGCCCAGCCCGGCGTGGAAGTGCATGTGTACCAGGCCGACCACGGCTTCAACTGCGACCAGCGCGGCAGCTACGACGAAGCCGCCGCCATGGCCGCCCGCGACCGCACGCTGGCGTTCTTCGACAAGCATTTGGGCTGA
- a CDS encoding amidohydrolase family protein: MASCIPKFKPFWPLAPFYKALAAIYLIAFASLLHAADYTGPLFDAHLHYNEEAWNGSTGPHPPADVLARMKASGVRAIVANSRPNAGSLALAALPQMREAGIAVVPFVRLYRTRADYTGWPRDESIYDMVLAELARGTAAGPYRGLGEFHLYDSADANGPVARKLMQLAEQRRLVVLAHVDDVAIDLLMAHTASQGQSVRLIWAHTGIGGVPVARVDALLARYPGLVGELSYRPGLVCEGGQLCPEWRALLLKYPSRFVMGSDTWVNQRWQHYEALMRDYRTWLGGLPADVAQRVAWGNAAALFGVAATGPERKN; encoded by the coding sequence ATGGCCAGCTGCATTCCAAAATTCAAGCCTTTTTGGCCTCTAGCGCCCTTCTATAAAGCGCTGGCAGCTATTTATTTAATAGCATTTGCCAGCCTGCTCCACGCGGCCGACTACACCGGACCGCTGTTTGACGCCCACCTCCACTACAACGAAGAAGCCTGGAACGGCAGCACAGGGCCGCATCCGCCCGCCGATGTGCTGGCGCGCATGAAGGCCAGCGGGGTGCGGGCCATCGTGGCCAATTCGCGGCCCAATGCAGGCTCGCTGGCGCTGGCGGCCCTGCCCCAGATGCGCGAGGCGGGCATCGCTGTGGTGCCCTTTGTGCGTCTGTATCGCACCCGTGCCGACTACACCGGCTGGCCCCGCGACGAATCCATTTACGACATGGTGCTGGCCGAACTGGCGCGCGGCACCGCAGCGGGCCCGTACCGTGGCCTTGGTGAATTCCACCTGTATGACAGTGCCGATGCCAACGGCCCGGTGGCCCGCAAGCTGATGCAACTGGCCGAGCAGCGCCGCCTGGTGGTGCTGGCGCATGTGGACGATGTGGCGATTGACCTGCTGATGGCGCACACCGCCAGCCAGGGGCAGTCGGTGCGCCTCATCTGGGCCCACACGGGCATTGGCGGCGTGCCGGTTGCGCGGGTCGATGCGCTGCTGGCCCGCTACCCCGGCCTGGTGGGCGAGCTGTCGTACCGCCCCGGGCTGGTGTGTGAAGGTGGGCAACTGTGCCCTGAGTGGCGCGCGCTGCTGCTCAAGTACCCCAGCCGCTTTGTGATGGGCTCAGACACCTGGGTCAACCAGCGCTGGCAACACTACGAGGCGCTGATGCGGGACTACCGCACTTGGCTGGGTGGCCTGCCCGCCGATGTGGCCCAGCGCGTGGCCTGGGGCAACGCCGCCGCGTTGTTCGGGGTGGCAGCTACGGGCCCGGAGCGCAAGAACTGA
- a CDS encoding methyl-accepting chemotaxis protein, whose protein sequence is MNQIAIGKRLSLGFGMLLALSLLGTLLGVWQLQTASVSTQAVIEQPLAKERLISDWYRLIHTAVRRTTAIAKSSDASLSSYFAEEQKLSASTTTDIQTKVEKLMQTDTERALFKDISALRQNYTAARDDVNRLRHEGQHAQADAQLESRFVPAAKQYMAGVEALMEMQRKALDQSAAPIKEANDKARYWLIALGAITCGLGMVLAVTITRSITRPLSDSVAVADTIASGDLTSNVMSTRQDETGHLLRALADMQHSLASVIGQIRSAGDQIASASDQIAGGTQDLSSRTEHTAANLQQTASSMEQFTATVQQSAEAARTASTLASSAAEVASQGGSIVAQVVETMEDIHTSSRRIADIIGTIDGIAFQTNILALNAAVEAARAGEQGRGFAVVAGEVRSLAQRSAEAAKEIKGLISTSVEKVGEGTQLVHNAGAAMQNIVSSVQRVTEVIAHIAASAREQSDGIALVNDAIAQLDQATQQNAALVEESAAAAQSLREQAYRLAQAASTFKVADSSAPLRRPAPSPMQSQLPAQRQLTAA, encoded by the coding sequence ATGAATCAAATTGCCATCGGAAAGCGTCTCTCCCTGGGCTTCGGCATGCTGCTCGCCCTGTCTTTGCTGGGCACCCTGCTCGGGGTGTGGCAACTGCAAACAGCCTCGGTGTCCACCCAGGCCGTCATTGAACAGCCCCTGGCCAAAGAACGTCTGATCAGCGACTGGTATCGCCTGATCCACACCGCGGTGCGCCGCACCACTGCCATCGCCAAAAGCAGCGATGCATCCCTGTCCAGCTACTTTGCCGAAGAACAAAAACTCTCGGCCAGTACCACCACAGATATTCAGACCAAGGTGGAAAAGCTGATGCAGACCGACACCGAGCGCGCCCTGTTCAAGGACATCAGTGCGCTGCGCCAGAACTACACCGCAGCGCGCGACGACGTAAACCGCCTGCGCCACGAAGGCCAGCACGCACAGGCCGATGCGCAACTGGAATCGCGCTTTGTGCCCGCAGCCAAGCAATACATGGCAGGTGTGGAAGCGCTGATGGAGATGCAGCGCAAGGCGCTGGACCAATCGGCCGCCCCCATCAAGGAAGCCAACGACAAGGCCCGCTATTGGCTGATTGCCCTGGGGGCCATCACCTGCGGTTTGGGCATGGTGCTGGCCGTGACCATCACCCGCAGCATCACACGCCCCCTGAGCGACTCGGTGGCCGTCGCGGACACCATTGCCAGTGGCGACTTGACCAGCAACGTCATGAGCACCCGCCAGGACGAAACTGGCCACCTGCTGCGGGCCCTGGCAGACATGCAGCATTCGCTGGCCTCGGTGATCGGACAGATCCGCAGCGCGGGCGACCAGATTGCCAGCGCCAGTGACCAGATTGCGGGGGGCACGCAAGACTTGTCTTCGCGCACCGAACACACGGCCGCCAATCTGCAGCAGACGGCTTCGTCCATGGAGCAGTTCACGGCCACCGTGCAACAGTCGGCAGAGGCCGCCCGCACCGCCAGCACGCTGGCTTCGTCAGCCGCCGAGGTGGCATCGCAAGGCGGCAGCATCGTGGCCCAGGTGGTGGAGACGATGGAAGACATCCACACCAGTTCGCGCCGCATTGCAGACATCATCGGCACCATCGATGGCATCGCCTTCCAGACCAACATCCTGGCGCTGAATGCAGCGGTGGAAGCGGCCCGCGCCGGTGAACAGGGCCGTGGCTTTGCCGTGGTGGCGGGCGAAGTGCGCAGCCTGGCCCAGCGCAGCGCCGAAGCGGCCAAGGAAATCAAGGGCCTGATCTCCACCAGCGTGGAGAAGGTGGGTGAAGGCACGCAGCTTGTGCACAACGCCGGGGCCGCCATGCAGAACATCGTCAGCTCGGTGCAAAGGGTGACGGAGGTGATAGCGCACATTGCCGCCAGCGCCCGCGAGCAATCTGACGGCATTGCCCTGGTGAACGACGCCATCGCCCAGCTCGACCAGGCCACCCAGCAAAACGCCGCGCTGGTGGAAGAGTCTGCCGCTGCCGCGCAAAGCCTGCGTGAACAGGCCTACCGGCTGGCGCAGGCTGCGTCCACCTTCAAGGTGGCTGACAGCTCAGCGCCGCTGCGCCGCCCTGCACCGAGCCCCATGCAGAGCCAGTTGCCAGCGCAGCGACAGCTCACGGCGGCCTGA
- a CDS encoding glutamine amidotransferase: MHATPALPLLIVKTGDTLDTLTRTMGDFEQWVAAGLGETTLPLQVLDARKLPALPAPAALAGVILTGSHAMVSDREPWSEALVPWLQALVTHGTPVLGICYGHQLLAHALGGEVGYHPGGLELGTVDVHLTPAAQADALFSGLPTCLHAHVVHAQTVRTLPPNAAHLAANAHEPHHAFRVGRHAWGVQFHPEFNAAAMQGYVEHLAPTLPAGQPCPAVQETALSNGLLARFARLCERSAAWQD; encoded by the coding sequence ATGCACGCCACACCCGCATTGCCCCTGCTCATCGTCAAAACCGGCGACACCCTCGATACGCTGACCCGCACCATGGGCGACTTTGAGCAATGGGTGGCGGCAGGGCTGGGCGAAACCACCCTGCCCCTACAGGTGCTGGACGCGCGCAAGCTCCCTGCGCTGCCCGCTCCGGCTGCACTTGCAGGGGTCATCCTCACCGGCAGCCACGCCATGGTGTCTGACCGAGAACCGTGGAGCGAAGCCCTGGTGCCCTGGCTTCAAGCACTGGTAACACACGGCACGCCCGTGCTGGGCATTTGCTACGGCCACCAGTTGCTGGCCCATGCCCTGGGGGGCGAAGTGGGCTACCACCCTGGCGGTCTGGAACTGGGCACGGTCGATGTCCACCTCACCCCGGCAGCGCAGGCTGACGCCCTGTTCAGCGGCCTGCCCACTTGCCTGCATGCCCATGTGGTGCATGCCCAGACGGTGCGCACGCTGCCACCCAACGCCGCCCATCTGGCCGCCAACGCCCACGAGCCCCACCACGCATTCCGCGTGGGGCGGCACGCCTGGGGTGTTCAGTTCCATCCCGAATTCAACGCCGCCGCGATGCAGGGCTATGTGGAGCATCTGGCACCCACGCTGCCTGCAGGCCAACCCTGCCCTGCGGTGCAGGAGACGGCGCTGTCCAACGGTCTGCTGGCACGGTTTGCGCGGCTGTGCGAGCGGTCTGCAGCCTGGCAGGACTGA
- a CDS encoding magnesium transporter CorA family protein has product MRIFHIQSQGVTELADLPTQPPSQGFLWIAVARPAFQARLLEIQSALQALAGLQLVDLHVSDLLNAQLPSHYDYTSQYDLLVFRRLATSNALTDGEPADTTPTPPRKATGPLVLRHIDTSPVGFAVFDHVLLTVHPSDCAVRDAYAGKLLATAPGDPREGRTNPIPGSRLPASPADLMLRVVNMMVDGYLDLRRELTRQLDHWQTELLKPRARHVNWSSLLDARLSLHQLDEICEDQRSAVQDWIDALETWAQPESPAAQRELDLLKVRSRDVLEHIERVVHHVRRLEQSTETAVQMHFSVQGNRTNDIMRTLTALTAVFLPLNLIAGIFGMNFEFIPLIHKSDGFWWAVGSMILIALALVLLFWRKRYLARTGQS; this is encoded by the coding sequence ATGCGCATCTTCCACATCCAGAGCCAGGGCGTGACCGAACTGGCCGACCTGCCCACGCAGCCGCCCAGCCAGGGGTTCCTGTGGATTGCCGTGGCACGCCCGGCGTTCCAGGCCCGGCTGCTGGAGATTCAGTCCGCACTGCAAGCCCTGGCGGGCCTGCAGCTGGTGGATCTGCACGTGTCGGACCTGCTCAACGCCCAGCTGCCCTCGCATTACGACTACACGTCTCAATACGACCTGCTTGTCTTCAGGCGTTTGGCCACCTCCAATGCCTTGACTGATGGCGAGCCTGCGGACACAACGCCCACCCCGCCCCGCAAAGCCACCGGCCCGCTGGTGCTGCGGCACATCGACACCAGCCCCGTGGGCTTTGCGGTGTTTGACCACGTGCTGCTCACCGTGCATCCCAGCGACTGCGCCGTGCGCGATGCCTACGCAGGCAAACTGCTGGCCACGGCCCCAGGCGACCCGCGCGAAGGCCGCACCAATCCGATTCCTGGCTCACGCTTGCCCGCCAGCCCGGCCGACCTGATGCTGCGTGTGGTCAACATGATGGTGGACGGCTATCTGGACCTGCGCCGCGAACTGACCCGCCAGCTCGACCACTGGCAAACCGAACTGCTCAAGCCCCGTGCCAGACATGTGAACTGGAGCTCGCTGCTGGACGCACGCCTGTCGCTGCACCAGCTCGACGAAATCTGCGAAGACCAGCGCAGTGCCGTGCAAGACTGGATTGACGCGCTGGAAACCTGGGCTCAGCCCGAATCACCCGCCGCACAGCGCGAGCTGGACCTGCTCAAAGTGCGCAGCCGTGACGTGCTGGAGCACATTGAGCGCGTGGTGCACCACGTGCGCAGGCTGGAGCAAAGCACCGAAACCGCCGTGCAGATGCACTTTTCGGTGCAGGGCAACCGCACCAACGACATCATGCGCACCCTCACGGCGCTCACCGCCGTGTTCTTGCCGCTGAACCTGATTGCGGGCATCTTCGGGATGAACTTCGAATTCATTCCGCTCATCCACAAGTCGGATGGCTTCTGGTGGGCCGTGGGCTCGATGATCCTGATTGCACTTGCACTGGTCTTGCTGTTCTGGCGCAAGCGTTACCTGGCCCGCACCGGGCAGTCCTGA